From a single Candidatus Brevundimonas phytovorans genomic region:
- the frr gene encoding ribosome recycling factor, whose protein sequence is MAKPDLKTYRDRMEKAVASLKEDFAGLRTGRANSGLLDPVQVEAYGSNSPLSAVAAISVPEPRMISVNVWDKGMVGPVEKAIRAAGLGLNPIVDGQTLRIPVPPLTEERRKDLVKLAGKYAEQQKIAVRNVRRDANDDLKKAEKATEISQDEQKKMETEVQKDTDAAIKKIDEALKVKEVEIMQV, encoded by the coding sequence ATGGCCAAGCCCGACCTCAAGACCTATCGCGACCGCATGGAAAAGGCCGTCGCCTCGCTGAAGGAAGACTTCGCGGGTCTGCGCACCGGCCGGGCCAACTCGGGTCTGCTGGACCCGGTTCAGGTCGAAGCCTATGGCTCCAACTCCCCGCTGAGCGCCGTGGCCGCCATCAGCGTGCCGGAGCCGCGTATGATCTCGGTCAATGTCTGGGACAAGGGCATGGTCGGACCCGTCGAGAAGGCCATTCGCGCCGCCGGCCTGGGTCTGAACCCGATCGTGGACGGCCAGACCCTGCGTATCCCGGTGCCGCCGCTGACCGAAGAACGCCGCAAGGATCTGGTCAAGCTGGCCGGCAAGTACGCCGAGCAGCAGAAGATCGCTGTTCGCAACGTGCGCCGCGACGCCAACGACGACCTGAAAAAGGCTGAAAAGGCGACCGAGATCAGCCAGGACGAACAGAAGAAGATGGAAACCGAGGTCCAGAAGGACACCGACGCCGCCATCAAGAAGATCGACGAGGCCTTGAAGGTCAAGGAAGTCGAGATCATGCAGGTCTGA
- the pyrH gene encoding UMP kinase: MPDASPEFRYKRVLLKVSGEVLMGDQSYGIDMKTVDVVAAAVAQVARAGVEICLVIGGGNIFRGLSKAAEGMDRANADYMGMLATIMNAMAMQGALEKIGVDTRVQSAIPMAAIAEPYIRRRAMRHLEKGRVVIFAAGVGAPFFTTDSGAALRAAEMGCDALLKGTSVDGVYTADPKKDPSATRYETLTYQEVLAKDLRVMDASAIALMRDSDIPIVVFSIQEEDSLRRTLRGEGTFTVITNKAA, from the coding sequence ATGCCCGACGCCTCTCCTGAATTCCGATACAAGCGCGTCCTGCTCAAGGTCTCGGGCGAGGTCCTGATGGGCGATCAGTCCTATGGCATCGACATGAAGACCGTCGATGTCGTGGCGGCGGCTGTCGCCCAGGTGGCGCGCGCGGGCGTCGAGATCTGCCTGGTCATCGGCGGCGGCAACATCTTCCGCGGCCTGTCCAAGGCCGCCGAGGGCATGGACCGCGCCAATGCCGACTACATGGGCATGCTGGCCACCATCATGAACGCCATGGCCATGCAGGGCGCACTGGAGAAGATCGGTGTCGATACGCGGGTCCAGAGCGCCATCCCCATGGCCGCCATCGCCGAGCCCTACATCCGTCGTCGCGCCATGCGGCACCTGGAAAAGGGCCGGGTGGTGATCTTCGCCGCCGGCGTGGGCGCGCCTTTCTTCACGACCGATTCCGGCGCGGCGCTGCGGGCCGCCGAGATGGGCTGCGACGCCTTGCTGAAGGGCACCAGCGTGGACGGCGTCTATACCGCCGACCCCAAGAAGGACCCCTCGGCCACCCGTTACGAGACGCTGACCTATCAGGAGGTCCTGGCCAAGGACCTGCGGGTCATGGACGCCTCGGCCATCGCCCTGATGCGCGACAGCGACATTCCGATCGTGGTCTTCTCGATCCAGGAAGAGGACTCGCTGCGCCGGACCCTCCGCGGCGAAGGCACCTTCACCGTCATTACCAACAAGGCCGCGTAA
- the tsf gene encoding translation elongation factor Ts, whose protein sequence is MAEITAALVKELRERSGVGMMDCKKALVENDGNIEAAIDWLRAKGLSKAAKKADRVAAEGLVAVASKEDGKGEVAAAIEFNAETDFVARNDLFQNAAKSFAQLGLDHHTLEALHGAELEAGKTVQDEVTNMIATIGENMQLRRAARLSVSEGVVSTYVHNAVSPGVGRIGVLVALEGEGDKTALRELGRKIAMHVAATAPLSLNTDDLDPAAIEKERAVLIEKAKEEGRPENMIEKIVEGQINKFQKDVVLSKQPFVMDPDVTIEQLVANSGKELGSSNLKLAGFVRLALGEGVEKVEVPDFAAEVASMMGGN, encoded by the coding sequence ATGGCCGAGATCACTGCCGCCCTCGTGAAGGAACTTCGCGAGCGTTCGGGCGTCGGCATGATGGACTGCAAGAAGGCGCTGGTCGAAAACGACGGCAACATCGAAGCAGCAATCGACTGGCTGCGCGCCAAGGGCCTGTCCAAGGCCGCCAAGAAGGCTGACCGCGTCGCCGCTGAAGGCCTGGTCGCCGTCGCGTCGAAGGAAGACGGCAAGGGCGAAGTCGCCGCCGCCATCGAATTCAACGCGGAAACCGACTTCGTCGCGCGTAACGACCTGTTCCAGAACGCCGCCAAGTCCTTCGCCCAACTGGGTCTGGACCACCACACGCTCGAAGCCCTCCACGGCGCCGAGCTGGAAGCGGGCAAGACGGTTCAGGACGAAGTGACCAACATGATCGCCACCATCGGCGAGAACATGCAACTGCGTCGCGCCGCCCGCCTGTCGGTGTCCGAAGGCGTCGTTTCGACCTACGTCCACAACGCTGTGTCGCCGGGCGTCGGCCGCATCGGCGTTCTGGTGGCTCTGGAAGGCGAGGGCGACAAGACCGCTCTGCGCGAACTGGGCCGCAAGATCGCCATGCACGTCGCTGCGACCGCGCCGCTGTCGCTGAACACCGACGACCTGGACCCGGCCGCCATCGAGAAGGAACGTGCTGTTCTGATCGAAAAAGCCAAGGAAGAAGGTCGTCCGGAAAACATGATCGAAAAGATCGTGGAAGGTCAGATCAACAAGTTCCAGAAGGACGTGGTGCTGTCGAAGCAGCCGTTCGTCATGGACCCGGACGTGACCATCGAACAACTGGTCGCCAACTCGGGCAAGGAACTGGGCTCCTCGAACCTCAAGCTGGCCGGCTTCGTCCGCTTGGCCCTGGGTGAAGGCGTCGAGAAGGTCGAAGTCCCCGATTTCGCGGCCGAAGTGGCCTCGATGATGGGCGGCAACTAA
- the rpsB gene encoding 30S ribosomal protein S2: MALPEFSMRTLLEAGAHFGHQTHRWNPKMDRYIFGSRSNIHIIDLSQTMPLFHQALVAVRDVAAKGGRVLFVGTKRQAAGPVAEAATRCAQYYMNNRWLGGTLTNWRTVSGSIARLRELEGLLANGGEGRVKKELLTLQREKDKLELSLGGIKDMGSIPDIMFVIDTNKEAIAIQEARKLNIPIIAILDTNSDPDGITYPVPGNDDAARAIQTYCDLIADAVLDGLAAGASASGIDLGASEAPVEPMLREAAAAPVEAEAAPAGTEAVAAEMLATEEKVEG, encoded by the coding sequence ATGGCTCTGCCTGAATTCTCGATGCGTACGCTGCTGGAAGCCGGCGCTCACTTCGGCCACCAGACGCACCGCTGGAACCCGAAGATGGACCGCTACATCTTCGGCTCGCGCTCGAACATCCACATCATCGACCTGTCGCAGACGATGCCGCTGTTCCACCAGGCTCTGGTGGCTGTGCGCGACGTCGCCGCCAAGGGCGGCCGCGTTCTGTTCGTCGGCACCAAGCGTCAGGCTGCCGGCCCGGTGGCTGAAGCCGCCACGCGCTGCGCTCAATACTACATGAACAACCGCTGGCTCGGCGGCACGCTGACCAACTGGCGCACCGTTTCGGGCTCGATCGCCCGCCTGCGTGAACTGGAAGGCCTTCTGGCCAACGGCGGCGAAGGCCGTGTCAAGAAAGAGCTGCTGACGCTGCAGCGCGAGAAGGACAAGCTGGAACTGTCGCTGGGCGGCATCAAGGACATGGGTTCGATCCCGGACATCATGTTCGTGATCGACACCAACAAGGAAGCGATCGCGATCCAGGAAGCTCGCAAGCTGAACATCCCGATCATCGCCATCCTGGACACCAACTCGGACCCGGACGGCATCACCTACCCGGTCCCGGGCAACGACGACGCCGCCCGCGCCATCCAGACCTACTGCGACCTGATCGCCGACGCCGTCCTGGACGGCCTGGCCGCCGGCGCTTCGGCTTCGGGTATCGATCTGGGCGCTTCGGAAGCTCCGGTCGAGCCGATGCTGCGCGAAGCCGCTGCTGCTCCGGTTGAAGCCGAAGCCGCTCCGGCCGGCACGGAAGCTGTCGCCGCTGAAATGCTGGCGACTGAAGAAAAGGTCGAGGGCTAA
- a CDS encoding S41 family peptidase, whose translation MRISHTLFAAPLAVLIVAAAAAAQTPDHTADNYRNDALSLPALVAEQYAYVERLPGGAFPETDILRAEAEAVHDQAGLLRYAEHALTALADHHAITGSSFADSWAVTPSYSDLWIEPRDGVWIITAVRAGSPAQAAAVQPGDRLTAVGDQTTRDAVTAFWRDIGLPPEGDRAGYAARVLAAGRRDRPRDLTITDADGTARRLNLPSLYKAPRDQAPVESRLERDALVIRVNDSLGDQAAIAAFDAAMATASDDQLVVIDLSETPSGGNTIVARGIMGWFVDAPAAYQIHVLPAEARATGIERRWVEQVLPRAGKRHHGPVEVRVGRWTGSMGEGLAIGLHAQGARVVGQPMAGLLGAIYDLRLPRTGLVIKLPVERLYAVDGTPREQFRPDPD comes from the coding sequence ATGCGGATTTCCCACACCCTCTTCGCCGCCCCATTGGCCGTCCTGATCGTGGCTGCCGCCGCCGCCGCCCAGACGCCTGATCACACCGCCGACAACTATCGGAACGACGCCCTGTCCCTGCCCGCCCTCGTCGCGGAACAGTATGCCTATGTCGAACGTCTGCCCGGCGGCGCCTTTCCCGAGACGGATATTCTGAGGGCCGAAGCCGAGGCGGTTCATGACCAGGCCGGCCTGCTGCGCTATGCGGAACACGCTCTGACCGCCCTGGCTGATCACCACGCCATCACCGGCTCATCCTTCGCTGACAGTTGGGCGGTCACGCCCAGCTATTCGGATCTGTGGATCGAGCCGCGGGACGGGGTCTGGATCATCACCGCCGTTCGCGCGGGCTCGCCGGCCCAGGCGGCCGCCGTTCAGCCGGGCGATCGACTGACGGCCGTGGGAGATCAGACGACCCGCGACGCCGTCACCGCCTTCTGGCGTGACATCGGCCTACCGCCCGAAGGCGACCGCGCCGGCTACGCCGCGCGCGTCCTGGCCGCCGGCCGCCGCGACCGCCCGCGCGACCTGACGATCACCGACGCCGACGGAACCGCCCGCCGCCTGAACCTGCCCAGTCTCTACAAAGCGCCGCGAGACCAGGCCCCGGTCGAAAGCCGTCTTGAGCGAGACGCCCTCGTCATCCGGGTGAACGATTCCCTCGGGGACCAAGCCGCCATCGCGGCCTTTGACGCGGCCATGGCCACCGCGTCCGACGATCAGTTGGTGGTCATCGACCTGAGCGAAACGCCCAGCGGCGGCAATACGATCGTCGCACGCGGGATTATGGGCTGGTTCGTCGACGCCCCGGCCGCCTACCAGATCCACGTCTTGCCCGCGGAGGCGCGCGCGACGGGAATAGAGCGCCGCTGGGTCGAACAGGTCCTGCCCCGCGCGGGCAAGCGCCATCACGGCCCCGTCGAGGTCCGCGTCGGACGCTGGACCGGCAGCATGGGCGAAGGCCTGGCCATCGGTCTCCACGCTCAGGGCGCGCGCGTGGTCGGCCAGCCCATGGCCGGCCTGCTGGGCGCCATCTATGATCTGCGCCTGCCGCGCACCGGACTTGTGATCAAGCTTCCGGTCGAGCGGCTCTACGCCGTCGACGGCACGCCGCGCGAGCAGTTCCGCCCCGACCCGGATTGA
- a CDS encoding GFA family protein, protein MAVHKGSCHCGAVAYEVEVGLEGLVECNCSHCYRKGFVLAFAPRAAFQLTAGEGAMTSYFFNQHKIDHRFCKTCGVQPFGYGVAPDGSEVAAINVRTLTDVEPWDWTAKRVDGRRF, encoded by the coding sequence ATGGCCGTGCATAAGGGGTCCTGCCACTGCGGCGCGGTGGCCTATGAGGTCGAGGTCGGGCTGGAGGGCCTGGTCGAGTGCAACTGTTCGCACTGCTATCGCAAAGGCTTCGTTCTTGCCTTCGCGCCGCGCGCCGCTTTTCAGCTGACGGCGGGCGAGGGGGCCATGACCTCCTACTTCTTCAACCAACACAAGATCGACCATCGCTTCTGCAAGACCTGCGGGGTTCAGCCCTTCGGCTATGGCGTGGCGCCGGACGGGTCCGAGGTGGCGGCGATCAATGTGCGGACGCTGACCGACGTGGAGCCCTGGGACTGGACGGCGAAGCGGGTGGACGGGCGCAGGTTCTGA
- a CDS encoding DUF3224 domain-containing protein: MTDGLAVKHARGTFDVLITPVQPAEGTAADAPGRMLLAKTFHGDLIGTAVGEMLGAMGPDRSGAYVALDRVHGVIDGREGAFTLVHRGLMDRGAQELLITIVPGSGADGLAGIAGVFHLTIANGVHHYDLEYSLPTS; the protein is encoded by the coding sequence ATGACCGATGGTTTGGCTGTGAAGCATGCGCGCGGGACGTTCGATGTCCTCATCACCCCGGTTCAGCCGGCAGAGGGTACGGCGGCGGACGCGCCGGGCCGGATGCTGCTGGCCAAGACCTTTCACGGCGACCTGATCGGGACCGCGGTCGGGGAGATGCTGGGCGCCATGGGGCCGGATCGGTCGGGGGCCTATGTGGCGCTGGATCGGGTGCATGGCGTGATCGACGGACGGGAGGGCGCCTTCACCCTAGTGCATCGCGGTCTGATGGATCGGGGCGCACAGGAACTGCTGATCACTATCGTGCCCGGATCCGGCGCGGACGGGCTGGCAGGGATCGCCGGGGTGTTTCACCTGACGATCGCGAACGGCGTTCACCACTACGATCTGGAATACAGTCTGCCGACATCCTGA
- the dnaE gene encoding DNA polymerase III subunit alpha, which yields MTEAANSQGFVHLRVRSAYSLLEGAIKAGKIGKMAADAGMPAVGVADRANLFGALEFSQTAKDAGVQPIVACALPVLGIGGQVAERWAKTPTVVLLVQNEQGWLNLCALSSAAYLDAGEMSEPGVPWSQVVDKSEGLILLSGGPDGPIDPLFVQNKHGDALSSLEEMKRVFGDRFYVELQRHGLPQEPIAEAGLVEWAYAHDVPLVATNDVYYAKAAQAKSHDALLCISDGAFTGQEDRRRITGEHWFKTAEAMRQLFSDLPEACDNTIDIARRCAFLVPTRAPILPRFDTGAGRSEPDELAHQAREGLKARLQQVTPAAPEEEYWTRLEWEVGIIQQMGFPGYFLIVADFIKWAKIHGIPVGPGRGSGAGSLVAWSLTITDLDPLRFGLLFERFLNPERVSMPDFDIDFCQERREEVIDYVQDHYGKDRVAQIITFGTLQARAVLRDVGRVLQMPLGQVDRLCKMVPNNPANPVTLAQAIDLEPRLKEARDAEPAVRTLLETALELEGLYRNASTHAAGIVIGDRPLTELVPLYQDPRSTIPASQFNMKWVEPAGLVKFDFLGLKTLTVLDRAREYLERRGAAPEWNLLPLDDAKTYELMASGQTVGVFQLESQGMRDTLRKMRCGSIEEITALISLYRPGPMEMIDTYIDRKFGRAEVDYLHPSLTEVLTETYGVIIYQEQVMKIAQVLAGYSLGEADLLRRAMGKKKKEEMDFQRLRFVKGASEKNVPEAQSGSIFDLVAKFAGYGFNKSHAAAYALISFQTGWLKANHPVEFFAASMSLDLSNTDKLAVFYQDCRRFEVPVLAPDINRSSADFDVQWKDGQGSVLYALGAIRNVGLEAMKHVVEVREAGGPFTDLFDFLERVDPKAVNKRALEGLAKAGAFDSLNPNRRQLFEQADILIAYCQSVAAERASSQVSLFGADQAGASRPRLRSVEPWAGPDKLDQELAAVGFYLSGHPLEDLTPALKRKRVTFVAEAQGLAEAGHEAFLMAGVVRRRQERASAKSGEKFAFVTFSDPTGEFECLFPPEQLRRCRDILEVGTSVLVKVRAKSADGEVRFFGDDASRMETLLDDTQIGLRVVLSAQSADAEALKARLDRARAQGKGGEVWLQATLGGRTEVEIKLPGRYRLDAALRGALKSAPGVIILEDA from the coding sequence TTGACGGAAGCGGCCAACAGTCAGGGTTTTGTCCATCTGCGGGTCCGCAGCGCCTATTCCCTGCTGGAAGGGGCGATTAAGGCCGGCAAGATCGGCAAGATGGCCGCAGACGCGGGAATGCCGGCGGTCGGCGTTGCTGACCGCGCCAACCTGTTCGGCGCGCTGGAGTTCAGCCAGACCGCCAAGGACGCCGGGGTTCAACCCATCGTCGCCTGCGCCCTGCCGGTTCTGGGCATCGGCGGCCAGGTCGCCGAGCGTTGGGCCAAGACCCCGACCGTCGTGTTGCTGGTCCAGAACGAGCAGGGCTGGCTCAATTTGTGCGCCCTGTCGTCCGCTGCTTACCTCGACGCTGGCGAGATGTCCGAGCCAGGCGTGCCCTGGTCGCAGGTTGTGGATAAGTCCGAGGGGCTGATCCTGCTGTCAGGCGGTCCGGACGGCCCGATCGACCCCCTGTTCGTCCAGAACAAACATGGTGATGCGCTGTCTTCTCTTGAGGAGATGAAACGCGTCTTTGGTGATCGTTTCTACGTCGAGTTGCAGCGCCACGGTCTGCCGCAGGAGCCGATCGCTGAGGCGGGGCTGGTGGAATGGGCTTACGCGCATGACGTGCCTCTGGTCGCCACCAACGACGTCTATTACGCCAAGGCGGCGCAGGCGAAGTCGCATGACGCCCTGTTGTGCATCTCTGACGGGGCCTTCACCGGCCAGGAAGACCGGCGCCGCATCACCGGGGAACACTGGTTCAAGACGGCGGAGGCCATGCGTCAGCTGTTCTCGGACCTGCCCGAGGCCTGTGACAACACCATCGACATCGCCCGCCGCTGCGCCTTCCTGGTGCCCACGCGCGCGCCCATCCTGCCGCGCTTCGACACCGGCGCCGGCCGCTCCGAGCCCGACGAACTGGCGCACCAGGCGCGCGAGGGGCTAAAGGCCCGTCTGCAACAGGTCACGCCCGCCGCCCCAGAAGAAGAATACTGGACCCGCCTCGAATGGGAGGTGGGCATCATCCAGCAGATGGGCTTCCCAGGCTACTTCCTGATCGTGGCCGACTTCATCAAATGGGCCAAGATTCACGGCATTCCGGTGGGGCCGGGGCGGGGTTCCGGCGCGGGCTCGCTGGTGGCCTGGTCGCTGACCATCACCGATCTGGACCCCTTGCGGTTCGGCCTGCTGTTCGAGCGCTTCCTGAACCCCGAACGCGTCTCCATGCCCGACTTCGACATCGACTTCTGCCAGGAGCGGCGGGAAGAGGTGATCGACTATGTGCAGGACCACTACGGCAAGGACCGGGTGGCCCAGATCATCACCTTCGGCACGCTGCAGGCGCGGGCCGTGCTGCGCGATGTCGGCCGTGTGCTGCAGATGCCGCTGGGGCAGGTGGACCGGCTCTGCAAGATGGTGCCGAACAACCCGGCCAACCCGGTCACTCTGGCCCAGGCTATTGATCTGGAGCCGCGCCTGAAGGAAGCGCGCGACGCCGAACCGGCGGTGCGGACCCTGCTGGAAACCGCGCTGGAGCTGGAGGGGCTGTACCGCAACGCCTCGACTCACGCCGCCGGCATCGTGATCGGCGACCGGCCGCTGACCGAACTGGTGCCGCTCTATCAGGATCCGCGTTCGACCATCCCCGCCAGCCAGTTCAACATGAAGTGGGTTGAGCCGGCGGGTCTGGTCAAGTTCGACTTCCTGGGCCTGAAGACCCTGACGGTGCTGGACCGGGCGCGGGAGTATCTGGAACGGCGCGGCGCGGCGCCGGAATGGAACCTGCTGCCGCTGGACGACGCGAAGACCTATGAGCTGATGGCCTCGGGCCAGACGGTCGGGGTGTTCCAGCTGGAATCCCAGGGCATGCGCGACACGCTGCGCAAGATGCGCTGCGGCTCCATCGAGGAAATCACCGCCCTGATCTCCCTTTATCGGCCGGGGCCGATGGAGATGATCGACACCTATATCGACCGAAAATTCGGCCGGGCCGAGGTGGACTATCTGCACCCGTCGCTGACCGAGGTGCTGACCGAGACCTATGGCGTCATCATCTATCAGGAACAGGTGATGAAGATCGCCCAGGTCCTGGCGGGTTACAGCTTGGGCGAAGCCGACCTTCTGCGCCGGGCCATGGGCAAGAAGAAGAAGGAGGAGATGGATTTCCAGCGCCTCCGCTTCGTCAAGGGCGCCTCCGAGAAGAACGTGCCCGAGGCCCAGTCCGGCTCCATCTTCGATCTGGTGGCCAAGTTCGCGGGTTACGGCTTCAACAAGTCGCACGCCGCCGCCTATGCGCTGATCTCGTTCCAGACGGGCTGGCTGAAGGCCAATCACCCGGTCGAGTTCTTCGCGGCCTCGATGAGTCTGGACCTGTCGAACACCGACAAGCTGGCGGTCTTCTATCAGGACTGCCGCCGCTTCGAGGTGCCGGTCCTGGCCCCGGATATCAACCGATCCTCGGCGGACTTCGACGTCCAGTGGAAGGACGGTCAGGGCAGCGTCCTCTATGCGCTCGGCGCCATCCGCAACGTGGGTCTGGAGGCGATGAAGCACGTCGTCGAGGTGCGCGAGGCGGGCGGGCCGTTCACTGACCTGTTCGACTTCCTGGAACGGGTTGATCCCAAGGCGGTCAACAAGCGGGCGCTGGAAGGCCTGGCCAAGGCGGGCGCCTTCGACAGCCTGAACCCCAACCGTCGCCAGTTGTTCGAACAGGCCGACATCCTGATCGCCTATTGCCAGAGCGTCGCCGCCGAGCGGGCCTCGTCGCAGGTCAGCCTGTTCGGGGCGGATCAGGCGGGGGCTTCGCGTCCTCGCCTGCGCAGCGTCGAACCCTGGGCCGGGCCGGACAAGCTGGATCAGGAACTGGCGGCGGTCGGCTTCTACCTGTCGGGCCACCCGCTGGAGGATCTGACGCCCGCGCTGAAACGCAAGCGCGTGACCTTTGTGGCCGAGGCGCAAGGGTTGGCCGAGGCCGGCCACGAAGCCTTCCTGATGGCCGGCGTCGTGCGTCGTCGTCAGGAGCGGGCCAGCGCCAAGAGCGGCGAGAAGTTCGCCTTCGTCACCTTTTCGGACCCGACGGGCGAGTTCGAATGCCTGTTCCCGCCGGAACAACTGCGGCGATGCCGGGATATCCTGGAGGTCGGGACCTCGGTTCTGGTCAAGGTGCGCGCCAAGTCGGCGGACGGCGAGGTGCGTTTCTTCGGCGACGACGCCAGCCGAATGGAGACCCTGCTGGACGACACCCAGATCGGGCTGCGGGTCGTGCTGTCGGCGCAGTCGGCGGACGCCGAGGCGCTGAAGGCGCGGCTGGACCGGGCGCGGGCCCAGGGCAAGGGCGGCGAGGTCTGGCTGCAGGCGACGCTGGGCGGCCGCACCGAGGTCGAGATCAAGCTGCCGGGGCGTTATCGCCTGGATGCGGCCCTGCGCGGGGCGCTGAAGTCGGCGCCGGGCGTAATCATTCTGGAGGATGCCTGA